GATGGTCCCGGTGGTGTATTGCTTGTAAATTAATCCCTCTGCTGGGGGCTCTGTGGAGGGATTTGGGAGCACCCCACTGGAAGCAGAGGGAGCGTTCTGCCCTGCACATGTCACTTCTGTTAAGCTCAGCTGAAGCCAGCCCCTCGTGAACAGCAGTCGGTACGGATCTATGTCACCTCCTGGCCCCTGATCATACTCCCTTCCCCTTGCTCCTCCTGGCCTCGCCCAGCCCTCTCTGACAGCTCCTTTCGGTCCCTTTAGTTCCTCGGCAGCCCCCTGCTGATGGAGAATGAGCCCAAGGTGATCTGGAAGCAGGTTGTGAAGGCCATGCTGCAGCGGACAGAAGACAGCAACATCCACGTTCGAGGCAGAGCGCTGCACGGCCTCAGGAACGCAGTGACCGAGTTCCCGGACAAGGTGGGTCTGGAATGGCAGGAGACTAGGCAGAGAGGGCTGGGTAGGAAGCGCctggttccccttctccccagcctgtgGCTCCTATGGAGCAGACTAGGCTGTAGGCTGACTTGCCCGGACTCTGCTTACACTCAGGCTGACAGAGCGTTGCTCACCGAGCGGCGTCCAACCCCTTCTCTGCAGGTCAGGAAAAAGCGAGGCAAGATCCTGGAGAGCTTTGTCCGCGCCGTGTGCGAATGCTGCGACCCCCGCACCGTtctggaagccatggaagggcTCTGCTGGATGCTGCGGGACCCCAAGGCGCCTCTGAAGGCTCACGTCGCCGTCCCACTGGCCCTGCAGGCGAGAACGTTCTTTGAGGATGTAAGTACCAAGCAGGGCAGGCCCCATGGCGCTATAGGGCACCCCACAGGGGAAGGTGCTCAGGACCTGCCTTCCCGTGGAGGGGGCTCAGTGTCCGATGCAGGCACATTTCTGGATTtgtggggcagctcagctcctctgctagggaaggcagggaTACAATCATTCTTGGGCCCTGGGCCCACAATtgttcagcagccctggggcccagcaggaaagaggggagtttgcagagaatTGTCCTGTCGTTTGAACTAGCTGAAACCTCTCCGGGCTCCGCAGCTGCCAGGCTGATTCCCAAAGCATGTGAGGGCCTGAGCCTGTCCCCTCTAACCACCCTGCGCCCCCTGTCTGCAGGAGACCAGCGGCCTGAGGCGGGCCTCCATGGAGCTCTTTGGCCACCTCAGCAAATTTGTTTCCAAGAAGTCATCCCTCTTTGGGGCTGAGGTGGAGAAGAGCATGGGGACGCTGCTCATCCACCTACAGGACGGGGACCCCCAGGTGGCCCAGGTGAGTGCAGCTGAGGGCTCATaggggcaggggtggctgggggcattCTAACAACATGGCAAGGGAGGTGCAAACTCCCCCCTCCAAGCCCCAGATCTCCTCAGTGCTGCCCTGTGGCACCCAGGACCCCCCACTAATCcagccctcctccaccccacacagagctctgccagccctCAGAGTGTAGCTGTGGGGTAGATCTGTggggtttccttctcctcctccattccccacaggcacctccagcctccctgcccagccagcctctCCACGGCTGTGGCTCCATTTTACAGCCTGCCCTGTTTAGTGGCCAGGTCCAGGTCTATCTCTGGCCCCTAGCAAGTGACCTAACCCAAGCAGGGCCACAGGGAAGGGCAGGTCGCTGAGGCCGATTGAGTCTCcattgctgctgccctgccctcacttGTGTGCTAGCTCCTGTCTGGGAATGACCAGCCTCCTGCAGCaatcccaccaccacccccgccccagccgaGTAGCAGCCCCCGATAGTGCCTGGGATTGAGGGGAGGCCAAGTACATTGGTCACTGGGAAGTGCTGTTAACCGCCCACCGGGGACCCACAGGGAATGGCCCCTTCCCTGTTCCAGGAGTGTACCTCCCCAGCACCAGCACTCGGGCCTGGCTCCCCACAACCCAGCCAAGCTGGAGATGGGGGTTGTGGGGGCCTGGGGAACAACCGTCAGGCCAGAGGAGGTTCTGCAAAGAGGTGGCTCCTTGCTGCTCCGGCACAGCGGAGTCCccccaagccacacagagcctgcGAGTTAGCAGCCCGTTGCGCTCAGGGACTCAACCAGTTTCCTTCTCGCCCTCTCTGGCAGGCGTGCAGGGTGGCATTGCTGCAGTGCGCACCCTTCCTCAGCTACCAGCCCCTGCGTACGCTCGTGCGGAGCCAGCTAGCCGAGGGGGCGGCCCCTGCCATCCCTGCCTTCCTGAGCGAAGCCTGCAGGATCCTGgtgagtgagctctggggtgtgggccctgcaggacagggggctgggaggacctaagcacacagggagctttcctgctccagggagccccctcactgactcagccccatcccccacccttgaGGATGGCTCCTGTACAAGTCATCTCTGTCCCATGGGAGGAAtcaagggggagagggctctgacagccaggggTTCCTCACCTCCCTACCAGGCAGctcccctcagcctggggaggATGTGTGGCTTGGGACTAACTGGGTTCTTGgcttcccagctccaggactgcccAGGGAGACTGAGCAAGAAGGCTGccctgagagcagcagctgcccagcagctgataggtaagaaaagagctggagctcttcttcctattatccctccctgccccatgagtCCGGGGCCCAGCACCACATGCACACTCctaacaggggggaggggctggcctccGTTGTCCACACACAACCAAACCCAACTCCCCCTCCATCCActccttcccatctccctggGACAAAAGGGGAACCaagactccctgcagccagatgcGGGAGGGCTCTGCGGCCAGAGGGtctcctctgccctggccctgggcaaGCCCGgcacctgcagcaggagcaggcctgagggagagatcctgcctcccaaaggtctcaccctggttcccccgcaccccaccccgcaccaggcactggccccagccaggtccccctgcagcctgtacagggagggcagagattcacaggaagccccagccctgcccaccccagctacCACCAGCCATTCAGGCAAAGagccagggcagcagctctgccacacTGTGCTTCAcaccaactcccagtggggcttGTGTGCACAACACCTCTCCTGGCCTTTGTGGGGCACGAGGCCAAAGGCAAAATGATCCCAATAATCTTGGGGACTGACTCTCcactcagctccttcccctcctctgcccggatggattgggggtggggggcaccttgAAAGACAGAAATCCAAGCGGTGGCTGGTGCCCTACATGCTGTTAAATAACCAGGCCCGCCTGCCTCCCCTAGGATACATGATGGACAATTGAAGCCAGAGAAGAGCAGGAGGCTTGGACCGCCCACCCTGCTGTGAGTCACGGCTGAGGGGTattgctgtgctgggaggaggggcggggagaaATCGGGGCAGGGTTCTAGGGTCGGGGGCGGCAGCAGCCACATCgcacggtggctgggagccagaacccaGTTGGAGTGACCTGCAGAGcgtaggagcagggagaaaacccttggggctgGTTCTGGGGTATCTTCTCCGCGGCTATAGTTTGAaactccctgccctgtggggtgtTCCCATCCTGGCCCAGGCAGGAGCCATGGCTGGTCAGCAGGGTCTGGGAGTCAGAAGTGAGTCGTacctggcaggcagggggcagtggcaagcagagagggggtggactCCACAAGAGGGAGGGAAACCACCTCCTATGGGAGACCCGGCTGCTGGAGGAGACTTTTCCCCCTAATCCCTCACCAGCCGCGGTGCCGCGGGCAGGGACTCTGAGCAGCCCCAGCCAAGGGCGAGGCCGGGGGTTCCTCTGAGCCTCATTTGGTGCTAACTCTGCAGAACCCAGACTGGattgctgcctgccccctgcaagtGGCAGCTCCAAGAGCCCCTGCACGCACGGAGCAGCTgacaccaccccaccccaccccagccccagctatgCTTATGGGGATATGAAATTCTACCTCTGAGTCTCCCTGCCTTCAACAGCTGATCATGCCCCAAAGGGCTGCACCAGAGCTGAGGAAACAGAGCCAGGTGCTGCGGAAACacatcccagggctggagtgtgcagtccaacccctcccccgcatcaCGGGCATTCGTTCTGTCAGAGGCTGaccctgccagctgctcactaggcagaacccagccaggtgctgagcagaCTCTCCTAGGCCTGGTGCTTAAATACCTGGAGAGGCTGCAGTCAGCCCAagaagggtgggcagggggtggcgtAGAGTCGCAGGCTGAACTGCAGGCCGCAAGCAGACCCAGCGTCACTTCTCACAGCCCCAATCCACTGAGCAAGAGGGGAATaaggctgctgcagccagaatttccttcactccagtaaactcctctccccacatttcctgacaccctccctatttacaaccaatgcagttggctgctttttaaagataagtgcaTGTTGCAAACTCATGTTTTGTTATCCATTTCCTTCTTTGCAGACAAAGATTCAGGCGGAGAGAAATTCTGGCATAGTTCTTCCCGCAGGTCTAGCTACTTAGATGCTCTGCTCACACAGGCAGGCTGATCATATGGGCTGGACCACGCTGCTGTGTGGATGAGGGAAGCCTATGGAAGGTGGGGTGTAAAACAGCAGCTGACGTAGCCTAGATGGGCGCATACTCACTGAAGATGCTCAGACCAAACTTGggtcaggatgcaatgctgaaacagtccagcagagggagccaccGCAGGAGTAATGGGCAGGCTGCCAGTGGATGTCCCCATATAGGGAAGAGAGCACTTGCAGAGACCTGTGAGAAAGCAGGAGGGTACCCAGGTTACTGCCTTGCAGAGTTCCAGAAGGGAGGGGTCTCTTTCTCACCAAGATCTACCCGAGCTCTGATCTCTAGGGCAGGAGCCTTTTATTTGGCTCCACAGGCCTCACTCATACACCTGCCAACCAAGCAAGGTTTTCGAGCTCAGTTTGCACCATACAGAATGAACGGGTGGTCAGACTCACTCACCTCTAGGGCGCCCTTTTTGTATGTCTAGGACTTTTccgtcttctcctcctccactgaggggaagaggatggaagCTCCAGCTCTTGAATTGGGCTGTTAGGGACACACACTGATCACCAGTGACTTATTAGGGAACTAAATAGGGAACCCGGGAGACAAGGGTATTTCCCCGACCTGCCTATGGTGGAGAAACATTAAGATTCAggtcccaggagtccagaacctCTCGAGTTTTCCCTCTGCAATCCGTTCTCTCTGGATGGAGCCTAACAGAAAAACAAGAGATTAGTGGCCAAGGGCACAGAGGGCTGCCACGTATACCCTCCGGGAACCAAGGCTCAGGAGAAAAGGCTAGTGgcctgccaagcagcagcagtcaggcttGGCCTTGTCTGGCCCCTCAACAAATCTTCCCCAGAACCTCTGAGCTACATGCAGGCTGCCCGGAGGGTATCGCTCAGTGAGAATTCACCTCTGGCAGGCAGCCCTATCAAGAGGGGGCGGGATCAAAATTACATGAGCCCAGGATGAGCTTCCTCTCTTggacagtagagctgggcaacctGCTGCAGAGGCGAACGCTGCAAATCcaaaaaacatcatcatcatgttcagccTCACCTCCACGAGCAGACGCCTGGCATGTAATCAAGGCTCCATTTTGTCCTCATCCAAAACCTGAAATCaaactcttaccttctcaacattaAAGACAGTGATAGAGGTCCTTGTTgtgtaaacaggcagggaggtTATGCAACTTGGGCGGAAACAGGCACTCAAATACTGCACTGATGGGGGCCTTATAAAGATGTAGACAGATGATAAGTAGCATCTTTATATAGGAGATCCTTGAACAATGCACCAAGCTATTGGACTCAAAGCAAGAACAAACTTCTCTTGTTCACCTCTCAGTAGGAGAGCTcagggaagagaagagtgaagccaCAGCTCGTATCGAATCTGCTCTTCAGCAGACTACACGCTGCACATCAGACGTACAGCAGCAGTGTTGGTGAATtaatctagtacagtggttcccaaactggggtttgcgaaatgttacaggttgtccgcggggaaaaaattccctaatggcggacagagctgtccctagggaccccgggcagcatggggccagcagcccggagcccctggacgtccaagagcgaagcagatcaaagcaagcatctctatcacactgagatttaaacttcaaaactccttataagaaatgcaaagggaggtggatattttttcctgtttttaaaattaaacaggcagctaatattgtttttaaaattattaggaagaacaagtttaagctttgttgtaacatgcgttgtttgtctggactgctcaagacctcaatgcttgtgtagaaggaactcttaagttgacttcttaaataccttcatcaaggagtatcaggtgtgaaacagcatgaaacgTAGGAGCCTTGTTTTATAACAgaattattcaaagtgatacaagctacgaaagtaagatcttggaagagtgttgccgttttcataatgtaataaaatactgtaatgataaataataattaataatgaagtgTGCAATAAGCTTgtcatcaaaacaaattttatatttcccagattactgtttttataatttatactcaggtaaaggagaaaatccctggcaatatttattttgaggaaggggttcgcgagacttgacattttagtgaaaggggttttgtcataactataaagggaagggtaatagccctcctgtgtacaatactataaaatccctcctggccagagacttcaaaatccttttacctgtaaagggttaagaagctcaggtaacctggttgacacctgacccaaaggatcaataagggaacaagattctttcaaatcttggtgggagaaaggcttttgtttgtgctctttgtttttggggggagttcgctcttgggactaaaagggaccagacatcaatctatgctctccaaatctttctgaacaagtctctcatatttcaaacttgtaagtacagccaggcaaggcgtgttagttttatctttgttttcccaactagtaaatgtaccttttgctaaggtgtttacctctgtttgctgtaactttgaacctaaggctagagggggtcccTCTGGGCTcattaagtttgattaccctgtaaagttattttccatcctgagtttacagagatgatttagacctttttctttaattaaaagccttttttaataacctgattgatttttccttgtttttagatccaaggggattggatctggatctaccaggagttggtgggagaaaggatgggggtggtggtggttaatttctccttgttttaagatccaaggggttggatctatgttcaccagggagttggtggaagagtctctcaaggctacccagagaagggagttagcccattgggagtggtggcaggggaCCATGTACTTCCAACAGATTCTCTACtacctgtgacaatgcggttctggcggaacccaactgagagtgccaactcaggacaaattgctcaaatagggcagttacaggccaaggctgggttttttccatCTGGTTGagcttttccacctctaaggcaaaccaaaccagccagactaagaggacttcggtctcaccccactggctaaccgcaagtctcacaagcaatctccttagacactccagtttcccagtattaccaccagtgccactcgttatggggacaaatggttatgaaaaccaataccccagtaaaagaaaaaggttctcctgatcccaaaggaccaagccccagacccaggtcaatatacaaatcagatcttacccacaaatcacgctgttgccaatccttcagaatctaaaatctaaaggtttattcataaaaggaaaaagatagagatgagagttagacttggttaaatggaatcaattacatacagtaatggcaaagttcttggttcaggcttgcagcagcgatggaataaactgcaggttcaaatcaagtctctggaatacatcccccgctgggatgggtcctcagtcctttgttcaaagcttcagcttgtagcaaagttcctccagaggtatgaagcaggattgaagacaagatggagatgaggcattagccttatatagtcttttccaggtttaAGAACACCtgtgttcttactgtggaaaattacagcaaaatggagtctggagtcacatggggaagttcctgcatactttgctgggaTGCTAGGCCAGGCTTTGTCTGACTCCTACCTCCCCTCCGGCCCATTCCACACTCCAGTGCCCTGGCCTGAGAACATTTTACCTGCAACGTTTACGGGCGCCGGGCTCGGCTTTGTTAGCCGCATTGCCTGAAAAGCGTCGCTGGCTGGGATCACGAGTGGAGAGGCATGTCCTGAAGCAGTGAAGGCCTGAAGAGTTAATGCCCAGCCATTGGAAATCAATCACATGCTCTGCTCGTGAGCAAGCACAGGAGCCCTGCTAATCTCCCAGGGTCCTTGCCCTTGTTCTGTTTGGGGGAGATGCTGCTAATCGGCAGCCTGATGAGTTCCCCCTTCTCACCCCAAACACTGCCCTGGCTTTATATTTTTGGGTGGTTCTGGGCCTTGCGTCGGGTGGGGGTAACACCATTTCCCGAGTGTGTGGAAGTGCCCCGGGCCTGGTGGTTGTGGTGATCACAGTAGCAATCAAAACTTCCCAGGTGCTGCCCAAACAGCTGAacagcccccatccctgtcctGCAGAACTTGCTGTCTTACTGTGgcgatggggaggggagaggagaagtcccAGGAACTCAGCCAGGTTAGCgtcacaaagagaaggttaaggggtgactcgaTGGGAgcctgtaagtacctacacggggaacaaacagctgataatgggctcttcaatctagcagacaaatgtctaacatgagccaatggctggaagttaaagctagacaaactcagactggaaataaggctttTTTAACAGGGTcattaaccaatggaacaactGCCCAGGtgctctccatcactggcaatttctaAATCCAGATCTGCTCTGGTTCAAACAGGCATTAATTCAGGGGCGCCCAATGGGCTGTTACAtcatggtcccatctggcctcgATCGTCCCGTCTGACCTGTGTAAGCTGTGAAAAGTCTGGTTTGGTTTTTATGAATGATCTAACCCCAGCTGAGTTGCCGTGCTGTGGCTTGGCCCTGTCTTACCGCCACTGGCCTGGTTATTGTGCGGTGTTAACCTTAGGCTTTGGCTGTACAAATGGTTAGTTTCGGCAAGCCAGGGTGTAAATCTGCCATGCGCTAGGTGGCCGGGTGGACCCTGCTCCACACCCCGAGTTCTGCAGCGCGTGTGGGATCTGCCCTGCTTGGAAACAGTAGGTGAAAGTGCTCTAGCAGCTGTTAGTCTGCGGTAGCAGAGTCTTAACGGACAGTGCGCAGCTGGCTAGGGCAGGGTAgctttacaccccagcttgccatgagCTAAGTGTTTGCTTAGACAGGCCCTTACTCCTCTGGCCCTTGGCCATTATTAGTATTTGGATCCCTAGCATCAATTGATTCTAGTTAGACTTAACCCCTGCCTGTCCCAGGCTTGTTTAAACCCTAACCTGTTTTGACCCGTCGGTTGCATTGacttcccctccccaacacacacacagtcccctgCCCATCGCTACTTCTTACCCAGGTTGGTGACAATGAGCCCAGCTCTTTCTGCCTGTTTCCCTGCTGCCCCTCGTGGCCCAGTGCGAGGTGGCGTCTGTCCGTGCCCCCTCTCTAGTCTCTTGCAGATGATGAACTGCAAAGGACAGGCCAAGTCAAGGGCTATTGGATCCTATGTCAATTGTATGGGTCTGTCAAAGCTGCCTCCCTGCAGGGAAGAGCCCTGCTGCCATACAGAGTCCCAAaggtttctcctcctctctccagagTCCGGGGACGTGAAGGCCACTATTGCCGTGCTCAGCTTCATCCTCTCCAGTGCAGCCAAACACAGCGTAGACAGCGACTCTCTGTCCAGCGAGCTGCAACAGCTGGGGCTGCCCAAAGGTAGGGGAAGTGCCAGGGGATGGGTCCCTCGGAGAGGGCTGTAGCACACTGGGGAGCCTTGGGGTCAGTAGCAGCAGCCCGACTGTCTTGTGCGACGTCAGCCAGAGGAGGGCgctggggagcggagcagagtCTGTCTACCTCATGCACCAGGCTGTAACCCTGGATAACTGTATCCTTCCACTCTTGCTCCAGCACTGTGTGGAGTTCAGTACGTTGGctctctgggggaggaggcgaTCGCTGCTGGGTTGTGTGTCCCCCGCACTCTCCCATCAGCGAGAAGTTAGAACTCGCTGTGTCAACTAGCAGGAAAGACTTCAGAGCAGTAGCTGAGCCATCTTCTGACTGAAATGCCCTACGGTACCATCGTCCCCCCGTTATCCCACGTGTGCCCCAGTGTCAGCATCCTGCTAGAGTCCCCCTGCTAAACAGGCCAGCTCAGCAGTTTGCAGCCAGGGTCCCTTCTGAGCCTGTTGGAACCAGAGTCATGTTGTGCAGGAACCGGTCTGATGCTCTTTGGTGGGTGGTTTCTTGGTCTCCTTATTTTGTAGAACATGCCACAGGATTGTGCCGGTCCTATGAGGAGAAACAGAGCCCCCTGCAGGACAGCCTGAGGACACGCAGCCTGAGATGTAAGTGTTCCCCCTCTGGCTGTGCAAACCTGACACTGCTTCAGGCAGCGTATGGGAGATGGTCCTTCAGCAGGGGTACAGGCTGgcacccactgcccccacccctctagcTGTTCCCCTGTGTCCATGGATGGAAGTTCAATAGGACTTTCCCAGCCATTCTCCTCTGGGACTTCCTGGGAAGAACTTGCTCCTGAGGGCTGTGGGATAGGATCAGAGTTTGCTGAGGGCAGATGGGTTTTCAGCAGCAACTGAGGGGATGACCAGGAGCTGGGACCAGAACCCTGTTGTCTGACCCCCTTGGGCTGTGACCTTGTCAGCCCGACAGGTTAGGATCTGGTCAGGTTAGTTCACCTCCGGGACAATCCAAATGCAGCAGGGAGTGGTGCAGGTGATGCACTaggtggtgctctgctttctgcGTTATCTTGGCCATAAAGAGAGACAGAGCTGAGGCGGTGCTAACCACTTGGACTCATGGGAATCTTCGCAACGAGGGGTGTTAGCTGCGTTATCCCAGCCACACCCCATCTCAGAGGGCTCCACTCCACTGACCTAAACTCCCTTGTTGTTTCAACTGGAGACATTTCCTTCCTGTAATGTCTTACATTGTCACTGTGGGCCAGTAAAGACAGTTGCTGTGTTGCAcacaccagaggtggctgcatgtcagggGTGGGTGGAGCCGcttaatgcttttgaaaatgcttcCTAAATCCATATCGCCAGCTTGTGCATAGAGAGAGTGTTTTACACTGACAGCGCAAACCTGAGACTGGCTCTGCCTCTGTCCTCAGTGAACCGTCTGGACTCTGTGTCCTGGAGGGTGGATCACACGCTCAGCTCCAGTGAGCTCCAGACGGTCAATGAGCCCCTTGTGCACCTGAAGTTCACCGTGCGAGACGGGGACCGTGGCGTGACGGAGCCCTTTGCTATGACTGTGTCGGCAGAGAAGTTCCGGGTCTTACTGACAGGTGAGTAGATGGCAGAAGGGCAACTTGGAATCGCTCGCCCTGCCAGCTGGTGCTTCCTCTCCTGTGTCCCCGCTGCTCTCCCTCCTGGCCGGGGCAGAGATTGGCTGTCTCCATGTCGTATCATTTCTCTGTTCCTGCTCACAGCACAGAGGTTATTCTCTGCCCTGCTGTGACCGGTGAATTGGGAACtggctgcagcgccccctgctgagatCCAGGTCGCTCTGCCCCCATTGGCTGTTTGCGTCTCCTCTTCCACTTTCAGAGCTGAGACAGGCCCACGCCATGATGAAAACTctcagctgaggagccgggaGGACGGCAGCGAGCGTGGAAGGAGCCGGCTGATTGCTCTGCAGCTCATCAGAGAGTCTGGTGGGTGCGGTTCCTCCGCTGGGGAAGCCCCTCGCTGCACACAGCCGCAGACACCGCCTGGGCAGAGGTTGGACTGGGCTCTCCTCCCTTCTCAAACCCCTGCAGCTGAAACTGACAATTGCTCTTCCCACTCTTCCTGGCTACTGCCTCCCCCGcgcccccctccagctctcttGCTGTGGAGCCTCCTACCTGCCCCTCCTCCATCCTGCCCACAAGCCCTTGTGCTTCCAGGAGCCCCACCGCAGGATCCGTCCCCAGAGCAATGGTGGATGGGAGCTTGGTGGCTTCTGCATCTGCTAACGAGATCTCCACCTTGATACCAGCTTCAGTTCGGAGTTCCCATAACAAAGGCGTCCAAACCCATGGGCCGTGCCACTGTGTAACACACACGTCTCCGGAGAATACCCAGGCCTGCTGGCTGGAGGCTACTTTAACAGTGAAAGACCCTGaaatcccctgcccagccctttGGTGGTGGTTGTGTTCCTGaacagctgcagggagctgatccttagggttaccatacgtccggattttcccggacatgtccggcttttgggggctcaaatccccgtccggggggaaatccccaaaagccgggcatgtccgggaaaatcgggagggctctttggccggggccgcggggccgggggcatggtgccgagcccggccgggcgcgcggtgccgggccggggtgggcgcggggccgggcggggagccgggggcgcgggtgCCGGTCCGGGGGGTCCgtggggccgcgagccgggggctccgctgggccgcggggtccgcggggccgggaggtccgctgggccgcgagccggggtgtccgcggggccgggggccagtccgggcccgcagggccgcgagccgggggggccgggggctccgctgggccgcggggccgggagccggggggggccgcgggggccgctgggccgggagggtccgctgggccgcggggtcggggggtccgcggggccgcgagccgggggggccgcggggccgggaggtccgctgggccgcgagccggggggtccgcagggccgggggccagtccgggcccgcggggccgcgagccgggggggccgggggctccgctgggccgcggggccgcgagccggggggggccgcgggggccgctgggccgggaggggccgctgggccgcggggtccgcggggccgcgagccgggggggccgcggggccgggaggtccgcggggccgggagccggaggggtccggggggtccgc
This portion of the Chrysemys picta bellii isolate R12L10 unplaced genomic scaffold, ASM1138683v2 scaf257, whole genome shotgun sequence genome encodes:
- the LOC135978425 gene encoding COMM domain-containing protein 4-like translates to MSPALSACFPAAPRGPVRGGVCPCPLSSLLQMMNCKGQAKSRAIGSYVNCMGLSKLPPCREEPCCHTESQRFLLLSPESGDVKATIAVLSFILSSAAKHSVDSDSLSSELQQLGLPKEHATGLCRSYEEKQSPLQDSLRTRSLRLNRLDSVSWRVDHTLSSSELQTVNEPLVHLKFTVRDGDRGVTEPFAMTVSAEKFRVLLTELRQAHAMMKTLS